One window from the genome of Alkalihalobacillus sp. LMS6 encodes:
- a CDS encoding tyrosine-type recombinase/integrase, with product MPSIRFHDLRHTHATLMLLQGIPVKVVAERLGYSSIITTLDTYNHLLPSIQRDAVTIFSKNLFSK from the coding sequence GTGCCTTCTATTCGTTTTCACGATTTAAGGCATACGCATGCTACGTTAATGCTCTTACAAGGTATTCCTGTAAAAGTAGTAGCAGAGAGATTAGGGTATTCAAGTATTATAACCACTTTAGATACCTATAATCATTTGTTGCCTTCGATTCAGAGAGATGCCGTAACAATTTTTAGTAAGAACTTGTTTTCAAAATAA
- the istB gene encoding IS21-like element helper ATPase IstB, whose protein sequence is MQYLNDLFDEEHKLREQTKSIRLIKKAKFLDKKNLHTYEWTEQIRFPPHTSKEEICSLSFIEKGESVVLVGSPGTGKTHLATGLGRKACENGYEVRFYRVAHLVEELEQALRLSKLSAFRKKLEKVDLIILNEMSYLPFSKEGSELLLQLISEFYEQKSLIITSNLEFSQWNRIFVDSRLTAALVDRLNHHAHIISYQGESCRLTNALSKRK, encoded by the coding sequence GTGCAATATCTTAATGACTTATTTGACGAAGAACATAAGTTAAGAGAACAAACAAAATCTATCAGATTAATAAAAAAGGCCAAGTTTTTGGATAAGAAAAATCTTCATACCTATGAATGGACAGAACAAATTCGGTTTCCACCTCATACGTCTAAAGAGGAAATATGCAGTTTGAGTTTTATTGAAAAAGGAGAAAGCGTTGTATTGGTAGGGTCACCAGGAACTGGGAAAACTCATCTAGCGACGGGATTGGGAAGGAAAGCGTGTGAAAATGGCTATGAAGTCCGTTTTTACCGTGTAGCTCATTTAGTAGAAGAATTGGAACAAGCCTTAAGGTTGAGTAAGCTCTCAGCATTTCGTAAGAAATTGGAGAAGGTAGATTTAATCATCCTGAATGAAATGAGCTACCTGCCGTTTAGTAAAGAGGGCTCTGAGCTACTACTCCAACTTATCTCTGAATTCTACGAGCAGAAGAGTTTAATCATCACGTCAAATTTAGAGTTCAGTCAATGGAACAGAATATTTGTAGACTCGAGATTGACCGCTGCATTGGTGGATCGGCTGAATCACCATGCCCATATCATCTCTTATCAAGGAGAAAGTTGTCGCTTAACAAATGCATTATCTAAAAGAAAATAA